A genomic segment from Drosophila miranda strain MSH22 chromosome 3, D.miranda_PacBio2.1, whole genome shotgun sequence encodes:
- the LOC108158122 gene encoding uncharacterized protein LOC108158122 yields the protein MQERRRRLRAYRKSRRKFSCTVYGITLAWLVLALSQWLAVCLLKDFRDNVNKYYWISLIFFISAMLLFTMFIFIKRLRFVLCLNWLLSLLIVEFLIIGLFALSAQTDWKNLIAWFLICALLTYLFILIGSILPQDLTLNVVILFVIAFLILSITVFMSMMHQIMNMSYSFYAYMVCIGLIVLMFVMYHAQTINGGRFAEMRIRDYLLASLILFNDFIIIYMLTIYPQVINNKKSTPSNTTDSYNSKESGYEDSTTTTEEVVVNWG from the exons ATGCAAGAGCGCCGCCGAAGACTTCGGGCATATCGGAAGTCACGCAGAAAATTCTCCTGCACTGTTTACGGCATTACCTTGGCCTGGCTGGTGCTGGCCCTATCCCAGTGGTTGGCTGTCTGCTTGCT AAAGGACTTCCGAGATAACGTCAACAAGTATTATTGGATAAGTTTGATATTCTTTATTTCTGCTATGCTTTTGTTCACGATGTTTATATTCATCAAGAGGCTGCGATTCGTGCTCTGCCTAAACTGGCTGCTCAGCTTACTCATT GTGGAGTTTCTGATCATCGGACTATTCGCGCTGTCGGCGCAAACTGATTGGAAAAACTTGATCGCATGGTTCCTCATCTGTGCGCTCTTGACATATCTGTTCATATTAATCGGATCCATTTTACCG CAAGACCTTACTCTGAATGTAGTCATTCTGTTTGTGATAGCTTTCCTCATCCTTTCTATCACCGTCTTCATGAGTATGATGCATCAAATTATGAATATGTCGTATTCGTTCTACGCTTATATGGTTTGTATTGGGCTCATTGTGCTGATG TTCGTGATGTACCATGCCCAGACAATCAATGGCGGACGCTTTGCGGAGATGCGTATCCGAGACTACCTGCTGGCATCTCTCATCCTCTTCAACGACTTCATCATCATTTACATGTTAACCATCTACCCACAGGtcatcaacaacaaaaagtCAACGCCGTCCAACACGACAGATTCATATAATTCTAAAGAAAGCGGTTATGAAGACAGCACGACCACAACTGAGGAGGTTGTTGTAAATTGGGGTTGA
- the LOC117188337 gene encoding glycerol-3-phosphate dehydrogenase, mitochondrial, whose amino-acid sequence MAKILQMAVMFGSSKLANSNFSYDDMSNGVEQIPQMKRELPTRKFCLDAFKSNMYDVLIIGGGAVGAGCALDAATRGLKTALVEADDFGSGTSSKSSKLLHGGFRDLEQAIRRFDRAAFRRVQSSLMERSSIGNLAPHLNQPVPIMLPIHHWWQAPLYYLELSLYHMLAPKGTKSFQYLSAEEAVDIFPIMRRGDLFGAFIFYEKQYDDARMCLSVALTSARYGADICNHMKVENLIKNKDGNIGGAKAVDQLSGKSYKIRAKIVINATGHLSDSVRLMEDPLAEQLCTSSWGSIAVFPRFYCPENVGVFDPHTKDGGSIFFLPWQGHTLVGTSNEVFDEPGNTSVQPQPSEREVQCLLNGIKHFVSPNFDVRRCDVLAVWGAFKAMPVESASLNNTLLKNHVVNLGPRNMVSIVGGTWSSFRMLAEKAVNAAIKYGNIDVLRPHSVTADACKLDGANGWSPRMFIRLVRDFGMERDVAEHLSNTYGSNAFKVAVNATSSGKGWPIVGKRLHSEFPYIEADVKQGVRDYACTLVDMVARRLRVAFLNVQVADEILPQVANVMGRELKWSNERKAKEIDDARRFLNTQMGQLSEDPIHLSIPIKMSVRQVQKYVTHFRSLEENNTGYVTINNCCKAMKAMGVKEVPVDLMHNVLRDIDCHAQGKVNLYEFLLLMSAVVQGDTEYLRYAKICVDQKLMSVSNHHPHTVPVERACGGL is encoded by the coding sequence ATGGCCAAGATCCTGCAGATGGCAGTGATGTTTGGCAGTTCCAAGCTGGCCAACAGCAATTTTTCATATGATGATATGTCCAACGGAGTGGAGCAGATTCCACAGATGAAGCGGGAGCTGCCCACGCGCAAGTTTTGCCTGGACGCCTTCAAATCGAACATGTACGATGTCCTCATCATTGGCGGCGGCGCAGTAGGAGCCGGTTGTGCCCTGGATGCGGCCACGCGGGGCCTTAAAACGGCCCTAGTCGAGGCCGACGACTTTGGCAGCGGCACTTCTTCCAAGTCCAGCAAGCTGTTGCACGGCGGCTTCAGGGACTTGGAACAGGCGATAAGGCGTTTCGATCGTGCCGCCTTTCGGCGCGTGCAGAGCTCTCTGATGGAACGAAGCAGCATTGGGAATCTGGCGCCGCATCTCAACCAGCCAGTGCCAATCATGCTTCCAATACATCACTGGTGGCAGGCCCCCCTCTACTACCTGGAGCTAAGCTTGTACCACATGCTGGCTCCTAAGGGAACAAAGAGCTTCCAGTATCTCAGCGCCGAGGAGGCTGTGGATATATTTCCAATAATGCGAAGAGGGGATCTCTTTGGAGCCTTTATCTTCTACGAGAAGCAGTATGACGATGCCCGCATGTGCCTCTCAGTGGCATTGACGTCGGCCCGCTACGGAGCAGACATCTGCAACCACATGAAAGTCGAAAATCTGATCAAGAACAAGGATGGAAATATTGGCGGCGCCAAGGCCGTTGACCAGCTGTCGGGCAAGTCCTACAAGATAAGGGCGAAGATTGTCATAAATGCCACCGGACACTTGAGCGACAGCGTGCGCTTGATGGAGGATCCCTTGGCAGAGCAGCTATGCACTAGCAGCTGGGGTTCTATTGCCGTCTTTCCGCGTTTCTACTGTCCCGAGAATGTCGGCGTGTTCGATCCCCACACGAAGGATGGTGGTTCGATATTCTTTCTTCCCTGGCAGGGACACACTCTCGTGGGAACCAGCAACGAAGTCTTCGATGAGCCTGGAAATACGTCTGTACAGCCGCAGCCGTCGGAGCGAGAAGTGCAGTGCCTGCTGAACGGAATCAAGCATTTTGTCAGCCCCAACTTCGATGTGCGCCGGTGCGACGTTCTTGCTGTTTGGGGCGCCTTCAAGGCAATGCCGGTCGAATCGGCATCACTGAATAACACCCTACTGAAGAATCACGTCGTCAACCTGGGTCCCAGGAACATGGTCTCCATTGTGGGTGGCACCTGGTCCTCGTTCCGCATGCTGGCCGAAAAAGCCGTCAACGCTGCCATTAAATACGGCAATATAGACGTTCTCCGGCCACATTCGGTAACGGCGGACGCTTGCAAGCTTGATGGAGCCAATGGGTGGTCGCCAAGGATGTTCATACGGTTGGTGCGGGACTTCGGCATGGAGCGTGATGTCGCCGAGCATCTCTCGAACACGTACGGTTCCAATGCCTTCAAGGTGGCCGTTAACGCCACCAGTAGCGGCAAAGGTTGGCCCATAGTCGGAAAGAGGCTACACTCGGAGTTTCCCTACATAGAGGCCGATGTAAAGCAGGGCGTGAGAGACTATGCCTGCACATTGGTCGACATGGTGGCTCGCCGGCTGCGCGTGGCATTCCTCAATGTGCAGGTGGCGGACGAAATCCTGCCACAGGTGGCGAACGTTATGGGCCGCGAGCTGAAGTGGTCCAACGAGCGCAAGGCCAAGGAGATTGACGATGCGCGCAGATTTCTCAATACCCAAATGGGCCAGCTGAGCGAGGATCCCATCCATCTCAGCATCCCCATTAAGATGTCAGTGCGGCAGGTACAGAAATATGTGACGCACTTCAGGAGCCTAGAGGAGAACAACACCGGCTACGTGACAATCAACAACTGCTGCAAGGCGATGAAGGCGATGGGTGTCAAGGAAGTGCCCGTCGATCTGATGCACAACGTTCTACGCGACATCGACTGCCACGCACAGGGAAAGGTCAATCTGTACGAGTTCCTGCTGCTCATGTCGGCCGTAGTTCAAGGGGATACCGAATACCTGCGCTACGCCAAGATTTGTGTAGATCAAAAGCTTATGTCTGTAAGCAACCACCATC
- the LOC108158125 gene encoding cytochrome b5 gives MSGDGKKSFTRAEVAKHNTNKDTWLLIHNSVYDVTAFLNEHPGGEEVLIEQAGKDATENFEDVGHSNDAREMMTKYKIGELVESERTSVAQKSEPTWSTDTQNEESSMKTWLLPLVLCLVATLFYKYFFGSAKQQ, from the exons ATGTCTGGCGATGGCAAGAAAAGTTTTACGCGGGCCGAGGTTGCTAAGCACAACACCAACAAGGATACCTGGCTGCTCATCCACAACAGTGTGTACGATGTCACGGCGTTTTTGAACGAG CATCCCGGCGGCGAGGAAGTGCTAATCGAGCAAGCCGGCAAAGATGCCACAGAGAATTTTGAGGATGTGGGACACAGCAACGATGCCCGTGAAATGATGACAAAGTACAAAATCGGAGAGCTGGTGGAGAGCGAACGCACCAGCGTAGCGCAGAAGTCTGAGCCCACCTGGAGCACGGACACGCAGAACGAGGAGAGCTCGATGAAGACGTGGCTGCTGCCCCTGGTCCTGTGCCTGGTGGCCACCCTCTTCTACAAGTACTTCTTCGGCAGTGCCAAGCAGCAGTAG
- the LOC108158115 gene encoding zinc-type alcohol dehydrogenase-like protein C1773.06c isoform X2 — MNKLCRQVSIESPGPGAKNCVFNFFVPIEDTPALGARIRIVCAGACYRRRDRSNSITSMSSVSSELSDYCPSVNSMSPAHQGIREGSFFPGFEVAGVIEALGSEVTETNNCGLRIGQRVIVYPFDETPSGYAELLVVPDLKHIVPIPDSLPMEVAAMLPTGALLAMNAVFKAQAVVTQILAQRASSDPKKKCKILIVGTGGLALWAVRIASYHFALAGADNVDITVASLRDEGFRLATEIKNVSVVQWNECLYEPQLIERTKDVCGGAVDVVIDFGTTSRSLHRSMHCLSKGGVVLISDEVAEKLLPKFSRLSNEYQQEITPISNGTAEQLAELVELVATKKIEPPPHSVFPCEQAAEVIQKLCNSEIPGRAILRFHDIE, encoded by the exons ATGAACAAATTGTGTCGCCAAGTGTCAATTGAGTCGCCCGGGCCGGGGGCTAAAAACTGCGTCTTCAACTTTTTTGTGCCCATCGAGGACACACCAGCACTGGGTGCTCGGATCAGGATTGTGTGCGCAGGCGCATGCTACCGTCGACGGGATCGCTCCAATTCTATAACCAGCATGTCGTCAGTGTCCTCAGAGTTGAGCGATTACTGTCCGTCGGTGAATTCGATGTCGCCCGCTCACCAGGGCATTCGAGAGGGCTCGTTCTTTCCGGGCTTCGAGGTGGCAGGCGTAATTGAGGCCCTTGGCTCAGAGGTCACGGAGACCAACAACTGTGGACTGCGGATCGGACAGCGCGTTATTGTCTATCCGTTCGATGAGACCCCGTCCGGTTATGCCGAGCTCCTGGTGGTACCAGATTTGAAGCACATCGTGCCCATACCCGACAGCCTGCCAATGGAGGTGGCGGCTATGCTGCCCACGGGCGCCCTTTTGGCCATGAACGCCGTCTTCAAGGCCCAAGCCGTGGTCACACAGATCCTCGCTCAGCGCGCAAGCTCTGATCCAAAGAAGAAGTGCAAAATCCTAATTGTCGGAACTGGCGGCCTTGCACTGTGGGCAGTGCGTATTGCTTCCTATCATTTTGCCTTGGCTGGCGCCGATAATGTGGACATCACAGTGGCTAGTCTTCGAGACGAGGGCTTCCGTTTGGCCACAGAAATTAAGAA TGTCAGTGTTGTTCAGTGGAACGAATGCTTGTATGAGCCACAGCTTATTGAGCGCACCAAGGATGTATGCGGTGGGGCTGTCGATGTGGTGATTGACTTTGGCACAACTTCCAGAAGTCTCCATCGGTCCATGCACTGCCTGTCTAAGGGTGGTGTGGTCTTGATCAGCGACGAGGTGGCCGAGAAGTTGCTACCAAAGTTTTCAAGGCTGTCGAACGAGTACCAGCAGGAGATTACACCAATTTCAAATGGTACCGCCGAACAGCTGGCGGAACTGGTGGAGCTGGTTGCCACAAAGAAGATTGAGCCGCCGCCACACTCCGTGTTCCCCTGCGAGCAGGCCGCCGAGGTTATCCAGAAGCTGTGTAACTCCGAGATACCAGGACGCGCCATTCTTCGCTTCCACGACATAGAATAG
- the LOC108158115 gene encoding zinc-type alcohol dehydrogenase-like protein C1773.06c isoform X1, whose amino-acid sequence MPVDICSQPHTLLSSRSGTTDTSLSLNSLSLTSALPPTDTDLHHTPHNMNKLCRQVSIESPGPGAKNCVFNFFVPIEDTPALGARIRIVCAGACYRRRDRSNSITSMSSVSSELSDYCPSVNSMSPAHQGIREGSFFPGFEVAGVIEALGSEVTETNNCGLRIGQRVIVYPFDETPSGYAELLVVPDLKHIVPIPDSLPMEVAAMLPTGALLAMNAVFKAQAVVTQILAQRASSDPKKKCKILIVGTGGLALWAVRIASYHFALAGADNVDITVASLRDEGFRLATEIKNVSVVQWNECLYEPQLIERTKDVCGGAVDVVIDFGTTSRSLHRSMHCLSKGGVVLISDEVAEKLLPKFSRLSNEYQQEITPISNGTAEQLAELVELVATKKIEPPPHSVFPCEQAAEVIQKLCNSEIPGRAILRFHDIE is encoded by the exons ATGCCGGTCGATATTTGTAGTCAACCCCACACTTTGCTCAGTTCAAGAAG CGGAACAACAGATACCTCGCTGTCGTTAAACTCATTGTCCCTGACGTCTGCTCTGCCGCCGACCGATACAGATCTTCATCATACACCACACAACATGAACAAATTGTGTCGCCAAGTGTCAATTGAGTCGCCCGGGCCGGGGGCTAAAAACTGCGTCTTCAACTTTTTTGTGCCCATCGAGGACACACCAGCACTGGGTGCTCGGATCAGGATTGTGTGCGCAGGCGCATGCTACCGTCGACGGGATCGCTCCAATTCTATAACCAGCATGTCGTCAGTGTCCTCAGAGTTGAGCGATTACTGTCCGTCGGTGAATTCGATGTCGCCCGCTCACCAGGGCATTCGAGAGGGCTCGTTCTTTCCGGGCTTCGAGGTGGCAGGCGTAATTGAGGCCCTTGGCTCAGAGGTCACGGAGACCAACAACTGTGGACTGCGGATCGGACAGCGCGTTATTGTCTATCCGTTCGATGAGACCCCGTCCGGTTATGCCGAGCTCCTGGTGGTACCAGATTTGAAGCACATCGTGCCCATACCCGACAGCCTGCCAATGGAGGTGGCGGCTATGCTGCCCACGGGCGCCCTTTTGGCCATGAACGCCGTCTTCAAGGCCCAAGCCGTGGTCACACAGATCCTCGCTCAGCGCGCAAGCTCTGATCCAAAGAAGAAGTGCAAAATCCTAATTGTCGGAACTGGCGGCCTTGCACTGTGGGCAGTGCGTATTGCTTCCTATCATTTTGCCTTGGCTGGCGCCGATAATGTGGACATCACAGTGGCTAGTCTTCGAGACGAGGGCTTCCGTTTGGCCACAGAAATTAAGAA TGTCAGTGTTGTTCAGTGGAACGAATGCTTGTATGAGCCACAGCTTATTGAGCGCACCAAGGATGTATGCGGTGGGGCTGTCGATGTGGTGATTGACTTTGGCACAACTTCCAGAAGTCTCCATCGGTCCATGCACTGCCTGTCTAAGGGTGGTGTGGTCTTGATCAGCGACGAGGTGGCCGAGAAGTTGCTACCAAAGTTTTCAAGGCTGTCGAACGAGTACCAGCAGGAGATTACACCAATTTCAAATGGTACCGCCGAACAGCTGGCGGAACTGGTGGAGCTGGTTGCCACAAAGAAGATTGAGCCGCCGCCACACTCCGTGTTCCCCTGCGAGCAGGCCGCCGAGGTTATCCAGAAGCTGTGTAACTCCGAGATACCAGGACGCGCCATTCTTCGCTTCCACGACATAGAATAG